In a genomic window of Tripterygium wilfordii isolate XIE 37 chromosome 8, ASM1340144v1, whole genome shotgun sequence:
- the LOC120003366 gene encoding protein LITTLE ZIPPER 1-like isoform X1 encodes MCNNISIPTPLYFALRCPSKGKNVRVHCFKSRRRRLTREARGKGMVGERRRVEIKNLKLYKENQSIMRANERLRKKALLLHQENQELLFQLQNKYSVPQTDFAHTHSHSSI; translated from the exons ATGTGCAATAACATTTCAATACCAACTCCATTGTACTTTGCTCTTCGCTGTCCATCAAAGGGAAAAAATGTTCGAGTTCACTGCTTCAAAAG CAGGAGGAGAAGATTAACAAGAGAAGCAAGAGGGAAGGGAATGGTTGGGGAGAGGAGAAGGGTGGAAATAAAGAATCTAAAGCTGTACAAGGAGAACCAGAGCATCATGAGAGCAAATGAAAGGCTGAGGAAGAAAGCTCTTCTTCTCCACCAAGAGAACCAGGAGTTGTTATTTCAGCTTCAAAACAAGTACTCTGTTCCTCAGACAGACTTTGCTCACACTCACAGTCACAGCAGCATCTAA
- the LOC120003366 gene encoding protein LITTLE ZIPPER 2-like isoform X2: MCNNISIPTPLYFALRCPSKGKNVRVHCFKRRRRLTREARGKGMVGERRRVEIKNLKLYKENQSIMRANERLRKKALLLHQENQELLFQLQNKYSVPQTDFAHTHSHSSI, encoded by the exons ATGTGCAATAACATTTCAATACCAACTCCATTGTACTTTGCTCTTCGCTGTCCATCAAAGGGAAAAAATGTTCGAGTTCACTGCTTCAAAAG GAGGAGAAGATTAACAAGAGAAGCAAGAGGGAAGGGAATGGTTGGGGAGAGGAGAAGGGTGGAAATAAAGAATCTAAAGCTGTACAAGGAGAACCAGAGCATCATGAGAGCAAATGAAAGGCTGAGGAAGAAAGCTCTTCTTCTCCACCAAGAGAACCAGGAGTTGTTATTTCAGCTTCAAAACAAGTACTCTGTTCCTCAGACAGACTTTGCTCACACTCACAGTCACAGCAGCATCTAA
- the LOC120004290 gene encoding serine/threonine-protein kinase Aurora-3 isoform X2: protein MISQMQEQHENPKREWSLQDFEIGKPLGKGKFGRVYLAREVKSKYIVALKVIFKEQMEKYRIHHQLRREMEIQTSLRHPNILRLYGWFHDSERIFLILEYAHGGELYRELRKKSYLSEKQAATALAYCHEKHVIHRDIKPENLLLDHEGRLKIADFGWSVQSRSKRHTMCGTLDYLAPEMVQNKAHDYAVDNWTLGILCYEFLYGVPPFEAESQNDTFKKIVEVDLSFPSTHSVSAEAKDIISRLLVKDSSKRLSLQKILEHPWIIKNADPSGSSNMIK from the exons ATGATTTCCCAAATGCAAGAGCAACACGAGAATCCGAAGAGGGAGTGGTCGTTACAGGACTTTGAGATCGGGAAGCCCCTCGGAAAAGGCAAATTCGGTAGGGTATACCTCGCCAGGGAAGTCAAG agcaagtatatAGTGGCATTGAAGGTGATATTCAAGGAACAGATGGAGAAGTACAGGATTCATCATCAGTTGAGGAGAGAGATGGAGATACAGACTAGTCTTCGTCACCCAAATATATTGCGTCTCTATGGCTGGTTCCATGACAGTGAACGGATTTTCTTGATACTTGAGTATGCTCATGGTGGTGAACTTTATAGGGAGCTAAGGAAAAAAAGCTATCTCAGTGAGAAGCAGGCTGCCACG GCATTGGCATACTGTCACGAAAAGCATGTCATTCATAGGGATATCAAGCCAGAAAATCTGTTGCTTGATCATGAG GGTCGGTTGAAAATTGCAGACTTTGGGTGGTCTGTACAGTCCAGAAGCAAGAGACACACAATGTGTGGAACATTGGATTATTTAGCACCAGAAATGGTACAGAACAAAGCTCATGATTATGCAGTTGATAACTGGACTTTGGGTATCCTATGTTATGAGTTCCTCTATGGTGTCCCTCCATTCGAGGCCGAGAGTCAAAATGATACATTTAAAAA GATCGTTGAGGTTGACCTGAGCTTCCCTTCCACTCATTCTGTTTCTGCAGAAGCGAAAGATATCATTTCCCGA CTTCTGGTGAAGGACTCTTCAAAAAGGCTCTCTCTTCAGAAGATCCTTGAACACCCTTGGATTATCAAGAATGCAGACCCTTCAGGCTCCAGCAACATGATTAAGTAA
- the LOC120004290 gene encoding serine/threonine-protein kinase Aurora-3 isoform X1 → MISQMQEQHENPKREWSLQDFEIGKPLGKGKFGRVYLAREVKSKYIVALKVIFKEQMEKYRIHHQLRREMEIQTSLRHPNILRLYGWFHDSERIFLILEYAHGGELYRELRKKSYLSEKQAATYISNLTQALAYCHEKHVIHRDIKPENLLLDHEGRLKIADFGWSVQSRSKRHTMCGTLDYLAPEMVQNKAHDYAVDNWTLGILCYEFLYGVPPFEAESQNDTFKKIVEVDLSFPSTHSVSAEAKDIISRLLVKDSSKRLSLQKILEHPWIIKNADPSGSSNMIK, encoded by the exons ATGATTTCCCAAATGCAAGAGCAACACGAGAATCCGAAGAGGGAGTGGTCGTTACAGGACTTTGAGATCGGGAAGCCCCTCGGAAAAGGCAAATTCGGTAGGGTATACCTCGCCAGGGAAGTCAAG agcaagtatatAGTGGCATTGAAGGTGATATTCAAGGAACAGATGGAGAAGTACAGGATTCATCATCAGTTGAGGAGAGAGATGGAGATACAGACTAGTCTTCGTCACCCAAATATATTGCGTCTCTATGGCTGGTTCCATGACAGTGAACGGATTTTCTTGATACTTGAGTATGCTCATGGTGGTGAACTTTATAGGGAGCTAAGGAAAAAAAGCTATCTCAGTGAGAAGCAGGCTGCCACG TACATTTCAAATCTTACCCAGGCATTGGCATACTGTCACGAAAAGCATGTCATTCATAGGGATATCAAGCCAGAAAATCTGTTGCTTGATCATGAG GGTCGGTTGAAAATTGCAGACTTTGGGTGGTCTGTACAGTCCAGAAGCAAGAGACACACAATGTGTGGAACATTGGATTATTTAGCACCAGAAATGGTACAGAACAAAGCTCATGATTATGCAGTTGATAACTGGACTTTGGGTATCCTATGTTATGAGTTCCTCTATGGTGTCCCTCCATTCGAGGCCGAGAGTCAAAATGATACATTTAAAAA GATCGTTGAGGTTGACCTGAGCTTCCCTTCCACTCATTCTGTTTCTGCAGAAGCGAAAGATATCATTTCCCGA CTTCTGGTGAAGGACTCTTCAAAAAGGCTCTCTCTTCAGAAGATCCTTGAACACCCTTGGATTATCAAGAATGCAGACCCTTCAGGCTCCAGCAACATGATTAAGTAA